A window of Paenibacillus polygoni contains these coding sequences:
- a CDS encoding L-lactate dehydrogenase, whose translation MRSRTGKVAIVGAGLVGSSAAYSMINQAIAGEIMLIGRTYEKALGQALDLSHSMDFTYQRTKVHAGTYADCKDMDVIIITAGANPKPGQTRLDILEEAVTITKEIVAPIMESGFQGVFVVAANPVDIITYLVWKLSGLPRSQVIGTGTSIDSSRLKTILSEIFSIDPRSVHGYALGEHGESQFVAWSHVTIGGKPILHILDQHKERFKHLDLADISRKTRDAGWEIFTRKGSTQFGIGSAIAFITRSILTDDHKIIAVSSILDGEYGQKDICVGVPAIIGGRGIEEVIELQLAEEEMKLFEYSCQVLRTNIKNLL comes from the coding sequence ATGAGAAGCAGAACAGGAAAAGTGGCGATTGTTGGGGCAGGTCTTGTCGGTTCGAGTGCAGCATACTCAATGATTAATCAAGCCATCGCGGGTGAAATTATGCTGATCGGGCGAACCTATGAAAAAGCACTCGGTCAAGCGCTTGATTTGTCACACAGCATGGATTTTACTTACCAACGGACAAAGGTACATGCTGGAACCTATGCGGATTGCAAAGATATGGATGTCATTATTATTACGGCGGGGGCTAACCCAAAACCAGGTCAGACTCGTCTAGATATATTAGAAGAAGCCGTTACGATTACAAAAGAAATTGTGGCTCCTATTATGGAAAGCGGATTTCAAGGTGTGTTTGTAGTCGCTGCGAACCCCGTGGATATTATTACTTATCTCGTCTGGAAACTGTCTGGTCTACCGAGAAGCCAAGTTATTGGAACAGGTACTTCCATTGATTCTTCAAGACTGAAAACCATCCTCTCGGAAATTTTCTCTATCGATCCGCGCAGTGTCCATGGATATGCACTTGGAGAACATGGAGAGTCTCAATTTGTAGCCTGGTCTCATGTGACGATCGGCGGTAAACCTATTCTTCATATCCTTGATCAGCATAAGGAACGATTTAAGCATCTTGATCTTGCTGATATTTCCCGCAAGACACGGGATGCAGGCTGGGAGATCTTCACCCGAAAAGGATCGACTCAGTTCGGTATCGGCAGTGCCATAGCGTTCATTACTCGTTCCATCCTGACGGATGATCATAAGATTATCGCCGTTTCTTCTATTCTAGATGGAGAGTACGGACAAAAAGATATATGCGTTGGTGTTCCTGCCATAATTGGAGGCAGAGGAATCGAAGAGGTTATCGAGCTTCAGCTAGCAGAAGAGGAAATGAAACTGTTCGAATACTCCTGCCAGGTCCTTCGGACAAATATCAAAAATTTATTATAA
- a CDS encoding glycosyltransferase family 2 protein: MEGQVMYSIVVPVYNEEEIIQVTYSRLTKIMEQTGQPYELIFVNDGSTDHTMDILTQAALIDSSVRVIEFSRRFGQQMALTAGMDAAKGQAIIVMNADLKDPPERIHDMIKLWNQGYDVVNAKRRERGNDTGRKRVPAAVYNRILKGLTNNNVPVVPDDFRLIDRKVNEALKLFRAKNRTLRGLVSWAGFRQFELEYDQEEQNAGQTKHPLRKKIQLIVKSITSFSDKPLKMASYAGGFIFCMSFVSLLVTLCLPMFTNIKVAGWVWLLLVTLSLNGIMMMILGVMGAYMVRIYDEARDRPLYIVREKIGFDERGRSQPVEVDHTPKVENDGLPDALPSFNDTSSYHR, encoded by the coding sequence CAACCGTATGAACTTATTTTTGTGAATGATGGCAGCACAGATCACACGATGGATATTTTGACACAGGCTGCTCTGATCGACTCCTCCGTTCGGGTTATCGAATTCTCACGTCGTTTTGGTCAGCAAATGGCACTAACAGCAGGAATGGATGCTGCAAAAGGGCAGGCAATTATTGTTATGAATGCGGACCTGAAAGATCCGCCGGAACGAATCCATGACATGATCAAACTTTGGAATCAAGGGTATGATGTCGTAAATGCTAAACGAAGAGAACGCGGGAATGATACAGGAAGGAAACGAGTGCCAGCAGCTGTGTACAACCGTATCCTGAAAGGTTTGACGAATAATAATGTTCCTGTAGTTCCAGATGATTTCCGGCTGATTGACCGGAAGGTGAACGAAGCTCTGAAGTTGTTTCGGGCAAAGAATCGAACCCTTCGGGGGCTCGTCAGCTGGGCAGGCTTCAGACAGTTTGAGCTTGAATATGATCAAGAGGAACAGAATGCAGGGCAAACCAAGCATCCATTACGTAAAAAGATACAATTAATAGTGAAAAGTATAACCTCTTTCTCTGATAAACCTCTCAAAATGGCATCATATGCAGGGGGGTTCATCTTCTGTATGAGTTTTGTCAGCTTGCTAGTAACCCTATGCTTACCAATGTTCACGAATATCAAGGTAGCTGGGTGGGTATGGCTCCTACTGGTCACTCTCTCGCTTAATGGGATTATGATGATGATCCTCGGAGTAATGGGAGCGTACATGGTTAGAATTTACGATGAAGCAAGGGACAGACCTTTATATATTGTGAGGGAGAAGATAGGGTTTGATGAGCGGGGAAGGAGCCAGCCAGTAGAAGTGGATCATACTCCAAAAGTTGAAAACGATGGACTTCCTGATGCTCTTCCTTCTTTTAACGATACCTCCTCTTATCATAGATAA
- a CDS encoding CoA-disulfide reductase gives MSKKVIIVGGVAGGASAAARLRRLDEEAHIIMFERDEYISFANCGLPYYIGDTITDRSKLIVQTPEAMIQRFNLDIRTKSEVIAVHPERKTVTVRSVEKGTYEESYDALILSPGAAPIRPALPGIDHPQIHTVRNIPDTDRIKKQVISPETKTAVVVGGGYIGVEMAENLKEAGLEVTMVQSADQLLGTFDREMSNIMAQEMEQQGVELLFQDTVESFKDTNGKVTLTLRSGRVLTSGLVILAVGVKPDTGFLKDSGIALGSRGHIQVNTALETNIPNIYAVGDAVEIHEDGAVTAIPLAGPANKQGRIAADRVAGLKTTYKGGHGTSIIKVFQLTGAQTGLTEKKLKELDTDYHTVYVHPNAHAAYYPGATPMTIKLLFDPQGVILGAQAVGRIGVDKRIDDIATVLHFGGTVTDLTELDLAYAPPFSSAKDPVNMLGYVAENVVTGRMNVFTPEELSDRNSSESLLVDVRSSIEHQNGHIPGSLHIPVDELRERMHELDRDKEIWVYCQVGLRGYTAARILQQHGYRVRNLTGGYKTYKMSTFKPEKKIATSSSTSTPTSTLTSTPASTPAPAATNSVDAAHSNGTKQLSENNISADFHLDACGLSCPGPLIEAKRAMDGLSPGQVLQITATDPGFYEDVKSFARMSNHDALQVERLPDGQIKALLKKKETEINSKDTANGSAEPSNVASVAKTPEGTTMVVFSGDLDKAIASFIIANGAAASGKKVTMFFTFWGLNVLRKSESVQVKKDFLGKMFGLMMPRGSRKLPLSRMNMMGAGSKMIRGVMKKNNISSVEDLMETAKEQGIELVACQMSMDVMGIQKEELIDGVKIGGVGYYLGQADQSGINLFI, from the coding sequence ATGAGTAAAAAAGTCATCATTGTGGGAGGCGTAGCAGGCGGGGCATCCGCAGCTGCACGGCTCCGAAGGCTCGATGAAGAAGCACATATTATCATGTTTGAACGAGATGAATACATATCATTTGCTAACTGTGGATTACCGTACTATATCGGAGATACGATCACTGATCGTTCTAAGCTTATTGTGCAGACACCCGAAGCGATGATTCAGCGATTCAATCTTGATATTCGTACCAAGAGCGAGGTAATTGCTGTCCATCCCGAAAGAAAAACAGTGACCGTTCGCAGTGTAGAAAAAGGAACTTATGAAGAGAGTTATGATGCCCTCATCCTATCCCCAGGTGCTGCACCGATTCGCCCTGCTCTGCCAGGCATTGATCACCCCCAAATCCATACGGTTCGGAACATTCCAGACACCGATCGGATTAAAAAACAGGTGATCTCTCCTGAGACAAAAACAGCTGTCGTCGTAGGCGGAGGTTATATCGGGGTGGAAATGGCTGAGAACCTTAAGGAAGCTGGACTTGAAGTAACGATGGTCCAATCAGCGGATCAACTTCTCGGTACATTTGACCGCGAAATGTCGAATATAATGGCTCAGGAAATGGAGCAACAGGGAGTGGAGTTGTTATTTCAGGACACGGTAGAGTCCTTTAAAGACACAAACGGCAAAGTCACCCTTACTCTCCGCAGCGGCCGAGTGCTCACGAGTGGCCTTGTCATCCTCGCCGTGGGTGTGAAACCAGATACCGGTTTTCTGAAAGACAGCGGCATTGCCCTTGGAAGCCGCGGTCATATACAGGTCAATACGGCACTAGAAACCAACATACCAAATATCTATGCAGTCGGTGATGCCGTAGAGATTCATGAAGACGGAGCAGTTACCGCCATCCCGCTTGCCGGCCCCGCCAATAAACAAGGCCGGATTGCAGCAGACCGAGTTGCCGGACTTAAAACAACTTATAAAGGCGGCCACGGAACATCCATTATTAAAGTATTTCAACTGACTGGTGCCCAAACCGGACTTACCGAGAAGAAGCTGAAAGAGCTCGATACCGACTATCACACTGTCTATGTGCATCCTAATGCACATGCAGCTTATTACCCTGGAGCAACACCAATGACGATCAAGCTTTTGTTTGATCCGCAAGGTGTGATTCTCGGAGCACAGGCCGTGGGAAGAATAGGTGTGGACAAGCGTATAGATGATATCGCGACCGTTCTCCATTTTGGCGGAACTGTTACTGACCTCACCGAACTCGATCTGGCCTATGCTCCTCCTTTCTCCTCTGCTAAGGACCCTGTAAATATGCTGGGTTATGTTGCGGAGAATGTAGTGACAGGACGAATGAATGTATTTACACCAGAAGAACTGAGTGACAGGAATTCTAGCGAGTCTTTACTGGTCGATGTGAGATCTTCAATTGAGCATCAGAATGGACATATTCCTGGTTCCCTGCATATTCCGGTGGATGAGCTGAGAGAACGTATGCATGAGTTGGATCGTGACAAAGAAATTTGGGTATACTGCCAAGTTGGTCTGCGCGGATACACCGCTGCCCGCATTTTACAGCAGCATGGCTATCGTGTTCGCAATCTGACAGGAGGGTACAAGACGTATAAGATGAGTACATTTAAACCGGAGAAGAAAATTGCTACATCTTCATCTACATCAACACCAACATCAACATTAACATCTACGCCTGCATCCACTCCTGCACCTGCAGCGACGAACTCCGTAGATGCAGCTCATTCAAATGGGACAAAGCAATTATCTGAAAATAACATTTCTGCTGACTTCCATCTGGATGCCTGCGGCTTATCCTGCCCCGGACCTCTTATCGAGGCCAAAAGAGCTATGGATGGTCTGAGCCCAGGACAAGTGCTACAAATTACGGCAACCGATCCCGGCTTTTACGAAGATGTCAAATCCTTTGCACGCATGTCTAACCATGACGCGCTTCAGGTGGAGCGATTACCTGATGGGCAGATCAAAGCACTTTTAAAGAAAAAGGAAACAGAAATAAACAGCAAAGACACAGCAAATGGATCTGCGGAACCAAGTAACGTCGCGAGTGTTGCTAAAACGCCCGAAGGAACAACCATGGTCGTATTCAGCGGGGATCTAGATAAGGCCATTGCCTCCTTCATCATCGCAAACGGTGCAGCAGCAAGCGGCAAGAAAGTCACCATGTTCTTCACCTTCTGGGGACTGAATGTCCTTCGTAAATCCGAATCTGTGCAAGTGAAAAAAGATTTTCTCGGCAAAATGTTTGGGCTCATGATGCCGCGCGGCAGTCGTAAGCTTCCTTTATCCCGCATGAATATGATGGGAGCTGGATCGAAGATGATTCGCGGCGTTATGAAAAAGAATAACATCTCGTCCGTTGAGGATTTAATGGAAACCGCTAAAGAACAAGGGATTGAGCTCGTGGCCTGTCAGATGTCTATGGATGTGATGGGAATACAGAAAGAAGAACTCATTGATGGTGTGAAAATAGGCGGAGTAGGATATTATCTCGGTCAAGCAGATCAATCAGGCATTAATTTATTTATTTAA
- a CDS encoding ArsR/SmtB family transcription factor, producing MDNDIKQYNEMSECLKALAHPVRLCIVRGLLSKGHCNVTYMQECLGLPQSTVSQHLQKLRSMGIVETERHGLEVRYTVKDPRVKGLMELFFQEDK from the coding sequence ATGGATAACGATATTAAACAATATAACGAGATGTCCGAATGTCTCAAAGCACTCGCTCACCCTGTCAGACTCTGTATCGTTAGAGGTTTACTCTCGAAAGGCCACTGTAATGTGACTTACATGCAGGAATGTCTTGGTTTGCCACAGTCTACAGTCTCCCAGCATCTGCAGAAACTACGCAGTATGGGCATCGTTGAGACGGAGCGGCATGGACTTGAAGTTCGTTATACAGTAAAAGACCCCCGCGTAAAAGGGTTAATGGAATTATTTTTTCAGGAGGACAAATAA
- a CDS encoding thioredoxin family protein, whose product MNSRKNKRTLGSPLLWGAGIVVILLIVLAVISGSEKEEESKVLTAVTNEEVSTFLEHGESGFLYVGRPTCPFCREFMPVLENASQSTGQTVYYYNTDEGREQDEEKLGALLDQLKIESVPALLYIENGKEADRLTPGTIDEEAIVAFLNSKK is encoded by the coding sequence TTGAATAGCCGTAAAAATAAACGTACATTGGGAAGTCCTCTGTTATGGGGAGCAGGAATTGTCGTTATTTTATTGATAGTACTAGCAGTAATCAGTGGAAGTGAGAAGGAAGAAGAGTCAAAGGTACTCACGGCGGTAACGAACGAAGAAGTGTCCACCTTTTTGGAGCATGGTGAGTCAGGGTTTCTATATGTGGGCCGTCCTACATGTCCATTCTGTCGTGAGTTTATGCCGGTGTTAGAGAATGCTTCACAAAGTACAGGTCAGACGGTGTATTATTACAATACAGATGAAGGCCGTGAGCAAGATGAAGAAAAATTAGGGGCATTATTAGACCAGCTTAAGATTGAATCTGTGCCTGCTCTTCTCTATATAGAGAATGGCAAAGAAGCAGACCGGTTAACGCCCGGAACAATAGATGAGGAAGCGATCGTTGCTTTTTTAAATAGCAAAAAGTAA
- a CDS encoding CcdC family protein, with protein sequence MPISSSFLQIAATIGMIFIALSAIFIRMKAANRPITKRKIIIPPLGMSTGFMMFIVPQTHIPFLWAIVAFLVGWFLFAYPLIKSTKFEKRDGQIYVSSSKSFMFILLGLLTVRLLLHEFIQNYITVVQTGALFFVLAFGMLLHWRLYMLRHYNETFGVKESTMSS encoded by the coding sequence GTGCCGATAAGCTCTTCATTTTTACAAATTGCAGCAACCATTGGTATGATCTTTATTGCGCTTAGTGCTATTTTTATTCGTATGAAAGCAGCAAACAGACCCATTACCAAACGGAAGATTATCATTCCGCCCCTTGGTATGAGCACCGGATTTATGATGTTTATCGTGCCGCAAACGCACATCCCGTTTCTATGGGCCATTGTTGCTTTTTTGGTTGGTTGGTTTTTATTTGCATACCCGCTCATTAAAAGCACCAAGTTCGAGAAAAGAGATGGGCAGATCTATGTTTCGAGCTCCAAAAGCTTTATGTTCATCTTGCTCGGTTTGCTTACGGTTCGCTTACTACTTCATGAATTCATACAGAATTATATAACCGTAGTTCAGACAGGAGCCTTATTTTTTGTTTTGGCTTTTGGGATGCTGCTTCACTGGCGGCTGTATATGCTGCGGCATTACAACGAAACTTTTGGGGTCAAGGAGTCTACCATGAGTTCTTAA
- a CDS encoding MerR family transcriptional regulator, with protein sequence MNMHLNGNETGATTETAKELGIGASTLRKYAAALEEQGYHFERAANKSRLFGNRDIERVKTLMTLLREKNLPLQDAAVIVMEIGSEKAAAAKEIVNPALAHHAAATVQTHSSVEQKQVLQTAEVTSAQMEQMNVEWQMLQERMVELEREHAKLRKQNDDLQVLVEEQQTWMREKLEEDRDRQLITNLRSYQGRKQKAKTKGHSLRMLFGLLPKSRREA encoded by the coding sequence ATGAATATGCATTTGAATGGTAACGAAACAGGAGCAACGACGGAGACTGCAAAAGAACTGGGCATTGGAGCGAGCACACTTCGTAAATATGCGGCGGCACTCGAAGAGCAAGGGTATCATTTTGAACGTGCGGCAAACAAGTCTAGATTATTTGGTAACCGTGATATTGAGCGGGTGAAAACTCTCATGACACTTCTCCGTGAGAAGAACCTGCCATTGCAAGATGCGGCTGTTATTGTCATGGAGATCGGCAGTGAAAAAGCGGCTGCTGCAAAAGAGATCGTGAACCCGGCATTGGCACACCATGCGGCTGCAACGGTTCAGACGCATTCGTCTGTAGAGCAGAAACAAGTTCTTCAGACGGCAGAGGTGACTTCTGCCCAAATGGAACAAATGAATGTAGAATGGCAGATGCTCCAAGAGCGTATGGTGGAGCTTGAGCGAGAGCATGCAAAACTTCGTAAACAAAACGATGACCTGCAAGTGCTGGTGGAAGAACAGCAAACATGGATGCGGGAGAAACTGGAAGAGGACCGAGATCGCCAGCTGATTACGAATCTACGCAGCTATCAAGGACGGAAACAGAAGGCAAAGACCAAGGGGCATTCCCTCCGAATGTTATTTGGATTGCTTCCGAAAAGCAGGAGGGAGGCATGA
- the map gene encoding type I methionyl aminopeptidase, protein MIILKSKDEIQYMKKAGEILAACHREIAGLIRPGIQTQEIDAFAESFMKKHGATPEQKGYNGYPYATCASVNDVICHGFPGKYALKDGDIVTIDMVVNLDGWLADSAWSYAVGNVSEPAQKLLDVTKTSLYKGIEKAVIGNRIGDISNAIQVYAEAEGFSVVREFIGHGIGQDMHEEPQVPHYGPAGRGPRLKEGMVITIEPMLNIGTYRSKLDSDGWTARTQDGELSAQYEHTIAITADGPIILTEQ, encoded by the coding sequence ATGATTATTCTAAAAAGTAAAGACGAGATTCAATATATGAAGAAGGCTGGCGAGATTCTTGCCGCTTGTCATAGAGAGATTGCAGGGCTCATCCGCCCAGGCATTCAAACTCAGGAGATTGATGCTTTTGCAGAAAGCTTTATGAAAAAACATGGTGCAACACCAGAGCAAAAAGGGTATAACGGATATCCATATGCGACTTGTGCCTCGGTTAATGACGTGATCTGTCACGGTTTCCCTGGGAAATACGCGCTGAAAGACGGGGATATCGTTACCATTGATATGGTTGTTAATCTCGATGGCTGGCTTGCGGATTCCGCATGGTCTTATGCTGTAGGTAATGTATCCGAACCTGCACAGAAGCTGCTGGATGTAACCAAAACATCCCTTTATAAAGGAATTGAAAAAGCCGTTATCGGCAACCGGATCGGGGATATCTCGAATGCGATTCAGGTATATGCGGAAGCAGAAGGATTCTCTGTAGTACGTGAATTTATTGGTCACGGAATCGGACAAGACATGCATGAAGAACCGCAAGTACCTCACTATGGTCCTGCCGGACGCGGTCCGCGTCTGAAAGAAGGCATGGTAATTACAATTGAACCGATGCTGAACATCGGAACCTATCGCAGTAAGCTAGACAGTGATGGCTGGACTGCCCGGACACAAGATGGCGAATTGTCTGCTCAATATGAGCATACGATTGCGATTACCGCAGATGGTCCTATTATTTTGACTGAACAATAA
- a CDS encoding alpha-glycosidase: MLLEAIYHHPKQHWAYAYDKDTIHIRIRTKRDDVHQITLLAGDKYDWEKTKMYLPLRKWTSDSMFDYFTCEVKPPYHRLRYAFHLESDNESIWMDENEFLEEEPETPDRMFEFPYINPVDVFTPPAWVKDAVFYQIFPERFANGDPSNDPEGVLPWGGKPERDNFFGGDLQGVIDHLDYLSELGITAIYFTPVFEATTNHKYDTEDYLRVDRHFGDADTLKKLVNLCHERGIRVLLDAVFNHSGRTFKPFVDLLENGENSKYKDWFHVRKFPIDVEDGIPTYETFSFEPLMPKLNTENPEVKEYLLKVAEYWIKEVGTDGWRLDVANEVDHQFWREFRSTVKKANPEAYILGEVWNESSPWLQGDQFDASMNYPFTNAVNDFFVIDKMDAYQFANSIGRQLSRYQLQASEVAFNLLDSHDTARLLTLCNGDKRKMKLAALFQFTYLGAPCIYYGDEIGMDGEFDPDCRKCMEWDEKKQDRELFSFYQKLIHLRLNHAALRTGEIQFIEAEPQGKRIVFERKNDKEDILVLMSKSEEPEQFNVSVKSDKYIDLFSGMEQPVNNGELSIVVPAYGYAVLQAVKG, encoded by the coding sequence ATGTTATTAGAAGCTATCTATCATCACCCAAAACAGCACTGGGCCTACGCATATGACAAAGATACGATCCATATCCGGATTCGCACCAAACGAGATGATGTCCACCAAATCACGCTTCTTGCCGGTGACAAATATGACTGGGAGAAAACAAAAATGTATCTTCCGCTTAGAAAATGGACATCTGATTCTATGTTTGATTATTTTACATGCGAAGTTAAACCGCCTTATCACCGGTTACGGTATGCCTTCCATCTGGAGAGTGATAATGAATCGATATGGATGGACGAAAATGAATTTTTAGAAGAAGAACCGGAAACTCCAGACCGGATGTTTGAATTCCCTTATATTAATCCGGTTGATGTCTTCACCCCGCCCGCTTGGGTTAAAGATGCCGTGTTTTATCAGATCTTTCCTGAGCGTTTTGCTAACGGAGATCCAAGTAACGACCCGGAAGGAGTCCTCCCTTGGGGCGGTAAGCCGGAACGAGATAATTTCTTTGGCGGTGATCTTCAAGGCGTAATTGATCATCTCGATTATTTATCTGAACTGGGGATCACAGCCATCTACTTTACCCCTGTTTTTGAAGCAACCACTAATCATAAATATGATACAGAAGACTATTTGCGAGTGGATCGTCACTTTGGTGATGCAGATACACTTAAGAAGCTCGTCAACTTATGCCACGAACGCGGAATCCGCGTATTGCTTGATGCTGTATTTAATCACTCTGGACGTACGTTCAAGCCTTTTGTCGACTTACTAGAGAACGGTGAGAATTCCAAATATAAAGATTGGTTTCATGTTCGTAAATTCCCGATTGATGTGGAAGACGGCATTCCTACCTACGAGACTTTTTCTTTTGAACCGCTGATGCCGAAACTTAACACCGAAAACCCAGAGGTGAAGGAATATTTACTTAAGGTAGCTGAATATTGGATCAAAGAAGTGGGAACAGACGGCTGGCGTCTTGATGTAGCGAATGAAGTCGATCATCAGTTCTGGCGTGAGTTCCGCAGTACGGTTAAAAAAGCGAACCCTGAAGCTTATATTCTTGGAGAAGTGTGGAACGAATCTTCACCATGGCTGCAAGGAGATCAGTTTGATGCCTCCATGAACTATCCATTCACCAACGCGGTTAATGATTTCTTTGTAATCGACAAGATGGATGCTTACCAGTTCGCTAACTCGATCGGTCGCCAGTTATCTAGATATCAGCTCCAGGCTTCTGAAGTTGCCTTTAACTTGCTGGATAGTCATGATACCGCTCGTCTACTAACCCTTTGTAATGGAGATAAGCGCAAAATGAAACTTGCCGCACTCTTCCAGTTTACGTATCTTGGCGCTCCGTGCATTTATTATGGAGACGAGATCGGAATGGACGGAGAATTTGATCCAGACTGCCGTAAATGCATGGAATGGGACGAAAAAAAGCAAGACCGGGAACTATTCTCTTTCTACCAAAAACTAATCCATCTCCGTCTCAACCATGCTGCGCTTCGGACAGGCGAGATTCAGTTCATTGAAGCCGAACCACAAGGGAAGAGAATCGTTTTTGAGCGGAAAAACGATAAGGAAGATATCCTTGTGCTAATGAGTAAATCGGAGGAACCGGAGCAATTTAATGTATCCGTTAAATCTGATAAATATATTGACCTCTTCTCTGGTATGGAACAACCGGTGAATAATGGAGAACTCTCCATTGTGGTTCCTGCCTATGGGTATGCCGTTCTTCAAGCAGTGAAGGGATAA
- a CDS encoding Rrf2 family transcriptional regulator: protein MNSEFTIAVHGLLYLGVREGRIAKSEDIAESVTTHPARVRKVLSVLRKHRYVTTKEGAHGGYMLSSNPRDVKLGDLYRLFAFGSFAPHWRSGDESSNCIVSSNIKEVMGTIYEDGERVVERYLDSITLEEVQKRLIEKEKHRANRL from the coding sequence ATGAACAGTGAGTTTACCATTGCGGTGCATGGTCTGTTGTATCTGGGGGTCCGAGAAGGACGTATTGCGAAAAGTGAAGATATTGCCGAAAGCGTGACAACTCATCCAGCGAGAGTACGGAAAGTTCTAAGTGTACTCCGTAAGCATAGATATGTGACAACCAAAGAAGGAGCCCATGGAGGATATATGCTTAGCAGCAATCCCCGTGATGTTAAGTTAGGAGATTTATACCGACTATTTGCATTCGGTTCTTTTGCACCGCACTGGCGTTCTGGGGACGAAAGTTCGAATTGTATCGTTTCTTCGAATATCAAAGAAGTTATGGGTACGATTTATGAGGATGGAGAACGGGTAGTAGAGCGGTATTTGGATAGTATCACCCTTGAAGAAGTACAGAAGAGGTTAATAGAAAAGGAAAAGCATCGTGCGAACCGTCTCTAA